Below is a genomic region from Paenibacillus rhizovicinus.
CCGTGCCTGCGGCGTATGCATCCTGCATGAACTTCAGGCGGTCCAGATTCGCATCGTCGGAAATGATGCCCGGGATGAGCTGGCCCTGTTCGTTCTTGTGGTACCAGGCGCCGATATCGTAATACACGCCCATCCGGTTGTTCCAGTCAATCCCTTTGCTCGTCGAGAATCCGTACGTATCCGCCTTGCCGTTGCCGTCCGGATCTTTCTCCGTGAACGCTTTGGACACTTGGAGCAGCTCGTCGTAATTGCTCGGCATCGGCAGGCCGAGTTTATCGAGCCAGTCTTTGCGAATGACCGCGGAGTTCATATATTTGACATGAAAATATTGCGGAATGCCGTAAATCTTGCCGTCGACGGATACGGAGTCCCAGATGGATTTCGGGATTTGCTGCAGTTGGGGATATTTGTCGATGTAATCATTAAGCGGCAGGAATGCGCCTTGCTTCGCCCATTTGATGAAATTGGAATCTACGCCCTCGAGACCGAGGATATCCGGCTGCGAACCGGAAGCCATCAATACGGCGATTTTCTGCTGGGCCTGATCCATCGGCACGAATTCCGGTTTGTAATCGATGTTGAATTTCTCGTCGATCGCTTTCACGCCGGGACTGTCGCTTGGCAGCACCTTGCCCCACAAGCCTTCGAACGCGGTAATCTTGAGCTTCTTGGCCAGCGGATCCGCGGCGGTGTCAGCCGTCTTAGCGCTGACGTTCGTCGAACCGTCCGTACTGCTCGCGCCGCCGTTATCGTTGTTCTTCGAAGAGCAGGCAGCCGAGAACAGCATGACGAAGGCCACGCATGCGGCAGCCTGCACTCTAATCCAGTTCTTGTTCAATCCAATCCCCACCTTATCGCGTAATCTCGTAACCGGGTAACGAAGTTCGATGGTGTCGATACGGGTTGACGGTAACTTTAGGAAGGCAGGCTTAGGCTGGCAAGCCCGAAGCTACCCTTTGACGGCGCCGAGCATCACCCCTTTGGCGAAATGCTTTTGCAAGAAGGGATAGACGAACAGGATCGGAACGGTCGCCACGAGAATCGCCGCCATGCCGATCGTTTCGGGCGGAGGCAGATGCTGGTCGCGTACTTGCTGGGCCATCAAGGTCGGCTTCAGGGAAGAGGCCGTATCGCTGAGCACGACAATTTGCCGCAAAATGACCTGAATCGTCCACTTGTCCGGGTTGTTCAAATACAAGATGGCATCGAAGAACGTATTC
It encodes:
- a CDS encoding extracellular solute-binding protein; this translates as MNKNWIRVQAAACVAFVMLFSAACSSKNNDNGGASSTDGSTNVSAKTADTAADPLAKKLKITAFEGLWGKVLPSDSPGVKAIDEKFNIDYKPEFVPMDQAQQKIAVLMASGSQPDILGLEGVDSNFIKWAKQGAFLPLNDYIDKYPQLQQIPKSIWDSVSVDGKIYGIPQYFHVKYMNSAVIRKDWLDKLGLPMPSNYDELLQVSKAFTEKDPDGNGKADTYGFSTSKGIDWNNRMGVYYDIGAWYHKNEQGQLIPGIISDDANLDRLKFMQDAYAAGTVPKDWPVMEYTDARQVFWSGKAGIYYEGIPGTGSMWNLLSENAPDAEVVPIPPFKAPDGSQGQPGMSGYYTMKTLSSKLANDPDKIDRILTMVNQFMTFTPFDQRNPQNENYDWKQGGVDKGYTYANGVADLSGDNDAKVAARPSTFFTVQEWAPSDEALELDKGLKNPKEAAYAKAVIEEWNKPNYVYIDPFSSIHSDVFNEKMGALYDKVMDGETKIILGQEPLSYFDTIKADFLKNGGQAIIDDVNKQIEAVGATGTWK